The Limnochorda sp. LNt genome includes a region encoding these proteins:
- a CDS encoding tRNA-binding protein — protein MEVDPLSGVPPLKPQVSPEAWERLDIRIGQVVEAWPAEHTHRPAYRLVIDFGPLGRRTSSAQITALYTPEQLVGRSVVAVVNLPPKRVGGFKSEVLVLGAVDGEGRVVLLEPERPCPPGLPVG, from the coding sequence ATGGAGGTCGATCCGCTGTCCGGCGTGCCACCCCTCAAGCCGCAGGTGTCCCCCGAGGCATGGGAACGGCTCGACATCCGCATCGGCCAGGTGGTGGAGGCCTGGCCCGCTGAGCACACGCACCGCCCGGCCTACCGGCTCGTCATCGACTTCGGTCCTTTGGGGCGGCGCACCTCGAGTGCGCAGATCACCGCCCTTTACACGCCCGAGCAGCTGGTAGGGCGGTCGGTCGTGGCGGTCGTCAACCTTCCACCCAAGCGGGTGGGCGGTTTCAAGTCGGAGGTGCTGGTGCTGGGCGCCGTGGACGGGGAGGGCCGCGTCGTGCTGCTGGAGCCGGAGCGCCCCTGCCCGCCCGGCCTGCCCGTGGGATGA
- a CDS encoding thiolase family protein, with translation MREAVIVGAARTPIGAFLGVLSALSAPQLGASAIRGAVERSGVRPEDVDEVIMGNVLGAGLGQAPARQAALLAGLPRGVPCLTINKMCGSGLKAVMLAAQAIASGDADVVVAGGMESMSNAPYVVQGARAGLRMGHGRLVDTMIHDGLWDVYNDCHMGSCAELLAERRGFSRQEQDDYALESYRRARAAMTEGALAREIVPVQWEDGRGERHEVHEDEEPGRLVESRFRQLKPAFKAEGTVTPGNASSISDGAAAVVVVAEPVASRMGLRPMARIVAQAQAATDPEWFTVAPIAAIRRVLGKAGLDASAIDLYEINEAFAVVPMVAIRELGLDPGRVNVRGGAIALGHPIGASGARVLVTLLFAMEQRGARRGLATLCIGGGEAVALVVERVP, from the coding sequence ATGCGGGAGGCGGTCATCGTCGGGGCGGCCCGCACGCCCATCGGAGCCTTCCTGGGCGTTTTGAGCGCGCTTTCAGCGCCGCAGCTGGGCGCATCGGCCATCCGGGGGGCCGTGGAGCGCTCGGGCGTGCGGCCCGAGGACGTCGACGAGGTGATCATGGGCAACGTCCTGGGAGCGGGCCTCGGGCAGGCCCCTGCACGACAGGCCGCCCTGCTGGCCGGCCTGCCCCGTGGGGTGCCTTGCCTCACCATCAACAAGATGTGCGGCTCGGGGCTCAAGGCCGTCATGCTGGCCGCGCAGGCCATCGCGAGCGGGGATGCCGACGTGGTGGTGGCGGGGGGCATGGAGAGCATGTCCAACGCCCCTTACGTGGTGCAGGGCGCCCGGGCCGGGTTGCGCATGGGCCACGGCCGTCTGGTCGACACCATGATCCACGACGGTTTGTGGGACGTCTACAACGACTGTCACATGGGCAGCTGCGCCGAGCTGCTGGCCGAGCGCCGGGGCTTCTCCAGGCAGGAACAGGACGACTATGCCCTGGAGAGCTATCGGCGGGCACGGGCGGCGATGACCGAGGGGGCCTTGGCACGGGAGATCGTGCCCGTGCAGTGGGAGGATGGCAGGGGGGAGCGCCACGAGGTGCACGAGGACGAGGAGCCCGGGCGCCTGGTCGAGAGCCGGTTCCGCCAGTTGAAGCCCGCCTTCAAGGCGGAGGGCACCGTCACCCCGGGCAACGCCTCCAGCATCAGCGACGGCGCCGCAGCCGTCGTCGTCGTGGCGGAGCCCGTGGCGTCGCGGATGGGTCTGCGCCCCATGGCGCGCATCGTGGCGCAGGCCCAGGCCGCCACCGACCCCGAGTGGTTCACCGTGGCGCCCATCGCGGCCATCCGCCGGGTCCTGGGCAAGGCAGGTCTCGATGCGTCCGCCATCGACCTCTACGAGATCAACGAGGCCTTCGCGGTGGTGCCCATGGTGGCCATCCGCGAGCTGGGCCTGGATCCGGGGCGGGTCAACGTCCGGGGGGGCGCCATCGCCCTGGGGCATCCCATCGGGGCCAGCGGCGCACGGGTCTTGGTCACGCTGCTGTTCGCGATGGAGCAGCGGGGAGCTCGGCGGGGTCTGGCCACCCTCTGCATCGGCGGCGGCGAAGCCGTCGCCCTGGTAGTGGAGCGGGTCCCGTGA
- the trpS gene encoding tryptophan--tRNA ligase, with product MTQHVVFSGIQPSGMIHVGNLFGAIRNWVELQSQHPCFFCIVDYHAITVPYDPREMPERVRQALLVNVAAGLDPERSTIFVQSDVPEHTELAWLLNCITPLGQLQRMTQFKDKARKHAESVYAGLLNYPVLMAADILLYKADRVPVGEDQVQHLELTRDLARKFNQLFGETFPEPEPLLTQAARIMSLDDPTRKMSKSEPEGAISVLDPPETIRDKVRRAVTDVGPRGDEMSPGVRNLFTLLEAAAPAETCRHFLDHYRQGTLRYVDLKQAVAESLIEVLRPIQARYAELAARPETASEIAAAGAERARRVAREVLQEARERMGFTRRRSP from the coding sequence GCGCCATCCGCAACTGGGTCGAGCTCCAGTCGCAGCATCCGTGCTTCTTCTGCATCGTGGACTACCACGCCATCACGGTGCCCTACGACCCCCGGGAGATGCCGGAGCGGGTGCGCCAGGCCCTCCTGGTCAACGTGGCCGCGGGTCTGGACCCCGAGCGCTCCACCATCTTCGTCCAGTCCGACGTGCCGGAGCACACGGAGCTGGCCTGGCTGCTCAACTGCATCACGCCCCTGGGGCAGCTGCAGCGGATGACCCAGTTCAAGGACAAGGCGCGCAAGCACGCCGAGTCCGTCTACGCCGGGCTGCTCAACTACCCGGTGCTGATGGCCGCCGACATCCTGCTCTACAAGGCCGACCGGGTGCCAGTCGGTGAGGATCAGGTGCAGCACCTGGAGCTGACCCGGGACCTGGCGCGCAAGTTCAACCAGCTCTTCGGGGAGACGTTTCCGGAGCCCGAGCCTCTGCTCACGCAGGCGGCTCGCATCATGTCCCTCGACGATCCGACCCGCAAGATGTCCAAGAGCGAGCCCGAGGGGGCCATCTCGGTGCTGGATCCACCCGAGACCATCCGCGACAAGGTGCGGCGGGCCGTGACCGACGTGGGGCCCAGGGGCGACGAGATGAGCCCCGGCGTGCGCAACCTCTTCACCTTGCTCGAGGCGGCCGCGCCGGCCGAGACGTGCCGGCACTTCCTCGACCACTACCGCCAGGGCACCCTGCGCTACGTCGACCTCAAGCAGGCCGTGGCCGAGTCCCTGATCGAGGTGCTGCGGCCCATCCAGGCCCGCTACGCCGAGCTGGCGGCCCGGCCGGAGACGGCCTCGGAGATCGCGGCGGCAGGCGCCGAGCGGGCCCGCCGGGTGGCACGGGAGGTGCTCCAGGAGGCCCGCGAGCGGATGGGCTTCACGCGCAGGCGCTCGCCCTGA